One part of the Deltaproteobacteria bacterium genome encodes these proteins:
- a CDS encoding acetyl ornithine aminotransferase family protein, translating to MKQPVIKTALPGPRASELIETDHTYVSPSYTRAYPLVVKKAEGVWIRDVDENLFLDFTAGIAVCATGHCHPKVVEAIKEQAEKLLHMSGTDFYYVPQIKLAERIASLAPGEGGKKVYFGNSGAEAVEAAFKLARWHTRGELNIAFFGAFHGRTMGALSLTASKTIQKKHYYPFVPGITHIPYPYCYRCPYNLTYPQCSLECVRWVEETLFRTTMAPEEVAAIFVEPIQGEGGYIVPPPDFHKALYDVVKQYGILFVADEVQAGMGRTGKMFAMEHFGVTPDIMALAKGIASGMPLGAMVAKAEIMDWEAGSHASTFGGNPISCQAALATIELLEGGLMKNAEEQGKRLLEGLREMQRSYECMGDVRGLGLMVAVELVKDRVSKERAKDWRDEIIQAAFKRGLLLLGCGENSIRFSPALTVTEEEVDTCLNILEESIREVAG from the coding sequence ATGAAACAACCGGTTATCAAGACGGCGCTGCCGGGGCCTAGGGCCTCGGAGTTGATTGAAACGGATCATACCTATGTGTCCCCTTCTTACACGAGGGCCTATCCTCTTGTAGTGAAAAAGGCCGAAGGGGTCTGGATCCGGGACGTGGATGAGAACCTTTTCCTGGATTTCACCGCCGGCATCGCGGTATGCGCAACAGGACATTGTCACCCCAAGGTGGTTGAAGCCATCAAAGAACAGGCGGAAAAGCTTCTGCACATGTCCGGAACCGATTTCTACTATGTGCCACAGATCAAGCTCGCAGAAAGAATCGCCTCCCTTGCGCCCGGGGAGGGAGGAAAAAAGGTTTATTTCGGGAATTCAGGGGCTGAGGCCGTGGAAGCCGCCTTCAAGCTGGCCCGCTGGCACACCCGCGGAGAACTGAATATAGCTTTTTTCGGGGCCTTTCACGGCCGCACCATGGGGGCCTTATCCCTCACCGCCAGCAAGACGATTCAGAAAAAACACTATTATCCTTTCGTTCCCGGAATCACCCACATCCCCTATCCTTACTGCTACAGGTGTCCATACAATCTCACCTACCCCCAGTGTTCCCTGGAGTGCGTCCGCTGGGTGGAAGAAACCCTGTTCCGAACCACCATGGCGCCTGAAGAGGTGGCCGCAATTTTCGTGGAGCCCATCCAGGGAGAGGGGGGGTATATCGTACCGCCTCCTGATTTTCACAAGGCATTGTATGACGTCGTAAAACAATACGGTATCCTTTTCGTGGCCGACGAGGTCCAGGCGGGAATGGGCCGGACCGGGAAAATGTTCGCCATGGAGCACTTCGGGGTGACGCCTGATATAATGGCCCTGGCCAAGGGGATTGCTTCAGGCATGCCTCTTGGTGCCATGGTGGCAAAGGCGGAAATCATGGATTGGGAGGCCGGTTCCCATGCCTCCACCTTCGGGGGAAACCCCATCTCCTGCCAGGCCGCCCTTGCGACTATCGAACTCCTGGAAGGAGGCCTCATGAAGAACGCCGAGGAGCAAGGGAAACGCCTGCTGGAGGGGCTAAGGGAAATGCAGAGGTCCTATGAGTGTATGGGCGACGTGAGGGGGCTGGGCCTCATGGTCGCTGTGGAACTGGTAAAGGATCGGGTGAGCAAAGAACGCGCTAAGGACTGGCGGGACGAGATAATTCAGGCGGCCTTTAAAAGAGGCCTTCTTCTCCTGGGATGTGGGGAAAACAGTATCCGTTTCAGCCCGGCGCTCACCGTAACTGAGGAGGAGGTCGACACCTGCCTGAATATCTTGGAGGAATCCATCCGGGAGGTGGCCGGTTAA